A stretch of DNA from Fibrobacter succinogenes:
GATCAAGAAGATTGTGGATCCGGTTGCCGGCAAGGAATTCACCTACGGTGACGGCAAGAATCCGGGCCCGGTTTGCACGGAACTCTTCACGAAGTACACTGCAATCCAGTTTGGTGAAGCTGAAGATCCGTTCGGCTGGACTGAAGTGGTGGATCTGTAGTAGGTATTAGGTAATAGGGGTTAGGGTTTAGGTGAATAATCGTGGCTTCGCCACTCTGTATAGATTCGCAAAGCGAATGATTCTTTATTCCTAAAACCTATAACCTACAACCTGTAACCTGTGACTTTTTCCCGTAGAGAAATCTGCGGGATTTTTTTGTTTGTAATTTCCCAAACATTTGCCATATTGACTTTCTTTTTGTTCTTTTATATATTCCATATTACGACGAGAAAATCCTGCCGACCGAGGCGTAGGCATCCACGGGCGGGTTCATTCCTTCTCGTAGTTGTAGGTCCGGTATTGACGGAAGCGATAGCTTGACTATCCCTGCCTTGGAAAACCCATGCGGAATACACTGCGATACATATCCCAACTTTTAGAGAAAAAAGTTGGCTTTAAAATTCAACAAAACGTTAACTGCCGTGTTCGGTAGTGTTTGAATTTTATTGCTTGGATATTGCAGTATTTTTACACATTCCCGAACGGTTTTTATGCCATTTAAAATGGCGAAGGTCTTTTTTATGAAAAAAGAACAGTATGCAGAGATGCTCCGTACTATCAGCGAAGTTCATAAAGCGGGTGGTGACATTCACAAGTGCATTATGGAATTTCGTGCAAAGTATAAATACGCTTACATCTACAATGATTCTATCTTCAAGTTGCTTTTTGGAAATCCTGAGAATATGAAGATGACTGCGGATTTCTTGAATGCAATTCTCAAATTAGATGGGGATGATTGCATCGACAATCTCACTTTTGTAAACCCTGCGGTAGATGGAGCTTTTGTCAAGACTATCACTTCGGATGTTGTTGTTGAAAACCGGCATCTGGAACGCATTGTTTTGGAAGTTCAACATGTCGAGGATGAAACTTTCAGCGATCGGTTGGTGTTTTATACGGCAAAGCATACTATTGCAAGTAAGCCAAGAGGCGATAGCTACTGGTTGCGTGACCTGAACCTTATCAGTTTGCAGATGTTCGATGGATTCCCTAATTCCAAGAATTATCGGCATAGCATCCGCCTCAGGAATCAAGATAACGAGGAATTCTTTAAAAAGCAGACGGTTACTCTTGTAGAAATTCCGAAGTTTCTTAAGGTTGGCTATCCGTCTGACCAAAGCCTTTTGGCTCAGTGGCTCCGTGTAATTGATGGGCTCAACAACGAAATGGCTATTTCGGTTCCTGAGGATTCTATGTTTGCTCTATTGCAGAAAAAAGCAGAATTGAGTATCTTTACAGAAGAGTTTCTTGTTAATGAGGCTATGGCAATGAGCGACCGTCAATATGAACTTTATGTAGAAAAAAAACATGC
This window harbors:
- a CDS encoding Rpn family recombination-promoting nuclease/putative transposase, which gives rise to MKKEQYAEMLRTISEVHKAGGDIHKCIMEFRAKYKYAYIYNDSIFKLLFGNPENMKMTADFLNAILKLDGDDCIDNLTFVNPAVDGAFVKTITSDVVVENRHLERIVLEVQHVEDETFSDRLVFYTAKHTIASKPRGDSYWLRDLNLISLQMFDGFPNSKNYRHSIRLRNQDNEEFFKKQTVTLVEIPKFLKVGYPSDQSLLAQWLRVIDGLNNEMAISVPEDSMFALLQKKAELSIFTEEFLVNEAMAMSDRQYELYVEKKHARKEGLEEGRAEGRAEGRAEGHAAGLAEGAEAKAREMARTLLQLGDSVEKVRIVTGLSEADVVSIKNSLG